A window of Cohnella herbarum contains these coding sequences:
- a CDS encoding rhamnulokinase translates to MTTGTTVLAFDMGASSGRALIGRLANDSEGKRKLEVSEIHRFPNHAIQVGKHLHWDTLRLLHEMKKGIRLAFQNGYEPSTFGVDTWGVDFGLLDANGELLGNPYHYRDSHTDGLIEEVNGLIGQEALFRQSGLQFMPFNTLYQLYAMKKAASPKLDVAQTLLLTPDLLTYLLTGVKSCEFTMATTTQLYDPGTQSWNVELMEKLGIPSRLFLNPVHPGTIVGPLAPEVMAELGVPAMQAVAVGTHDTESAIAAVPAGDEPFAFLVCGTWSLLGTEMSQPLLTTETMELEFSNEGGVGGTYQLLKNIMGLWILQECKREWDEKGNELSFPELVRLAEQAAPFRSLIHPDDPRFFAPGGMVDKIRSFCEETNQPIPESEGEIIRCILESLALRYRQALEQAEMLTDKRYGGLHMVGGGIQNELLCRFTANALGKPVWAGPIEASAIGNMLMQLVALGECKDLQEARRLVADSFPISVYEPSTDANWSAAYEKFVGFGRV, encoded by the coding sequence ATGACCACGGGAACGACGGTACTGGCGTTCGACATGGGAGCCAGCAGCGGACGGGCGCTTATCGGTCGGTTAGCGAACGATTCCGAAGGCAAGCGCAAGCTGGAAGTCTCGGAAATTCACCGTTTTCCGAACCATGCGATCCAAGTGGGGAAGCATTTGCACTGGGATACGTTGCGCCTGTTGCATGAGATGAAGAAGGGGATTCGTCTGGCATTCCAGAACGGATACGAGCCTTCCACGTTCGGCGTCGATACGTGGGGAGTCGATTTCGGTTTGTTGGATGCGAACGGCGAGTTATTAGGCAATCCTTATCATTATCGGGACTCTCATACGGACGGTCTTATCGAGGAAGTAAACGGTTTGATCGGGCAGGAAGCCTTGTTTCGCCAGAGCGGTCTGCAGTTCATGCCATTTAATACGTTATACCAACTATACGCGATGAAGAAGGCGGCTTCTCCGAAGCTGGACGTCGCACAAACCTTGTTGCTGACCCCGGATTTATTGACATATTTGTTGACCGGAGTGAAATCGTGCGAGTTCACGATGGCCACGACGACACAGCTCTACGATCCGGGTACGCAATCCTGGAACGTCGAGCTCATGGAGAAGCTGGGCATTCCGTCCCGGTTGTTCCTTAACCCTGTCCATCCGGGGACGATCGTAGGCCCGCTTGCGCCTGAAGTCATGGCAGAACTGGGCGTTCCCGCCATGCAAGCGGTAGCGGTCGGAACGCACGACACGGAATCTGCGATCGCCGCGGTTCCCGCGGGAGACGAGCCGTTCGCGTTCCTCGTATGCGGTACTTGGTCGCTGCTCGGAACGGAGATGTCGCAACCTCTGTTGACGACAGAAACGATGGAGCTTGAATTCTCCAACGAAGGCGGCGTCGGCGGAACGTATCAATTGCTGAAGAACATTATGGGTTTGTGGATTTTGCAGGAATGCAAACGCGAATGGGACGAGAAGGGCAACGAGCTTAGCTTCCCGGAATTGGTCCGCTTAGCCGAGCAGGCAGCGCCTTTCCGCAGCCTGATCCACCCGGATGATCCGCGGTTTTTCGCTCCTGGCGGCATGGTGGACAAAATTCGTTCCTTCTGCGAAGAAACGAATCAGCCGATTCCCGAATCCGAAGGGGAGATCATCCGTTGCATCTTGGAAAGCTTAGCGCTTCGATATCGCCAAGCGCTCGAGCAAGCGGAGATGCTGACGGATAAGCGGTACGGGGGCCTTCATATGGTCGGCGGAGGCATTCAGAACGAATTGTTATGCCGATTTACCGCCAATGCGTTAGGTAAGCCGGTATGGGCGGGACCGATCGAAGCGAGCGCGATCGGCAACATGCTGATGCAACTCGTTGCCCTCGGCGAATGCAAGGATTTGCAGGAGGCGCGCCGACTCGTCGCGGATTCGTTCCCGATCAGCGTTTACGAACCAAGCACGGACGCGAACTGGTCCGCCGCATACGAGAAATTCGTCGGTTTCGGCCGAGTATAA
- a CDS encoding RbsD/FucU family protein gives MLIGISSLISPELLKVLMEMGHSDEIVIADGNFPGASHAQRLIRADGHGIPELLDAILRLFPLDPYVDKPVALMQVMPGDTVETPIWNTYGEIIESRTGNKAPFEEVERFAFYERAKKAYAVIATGESALYANLILKKGVITE, from the coding sequence ATGCTAATCGGAATATCGAGTTTAATCTCGCCGGAACTGCTGAAAGTGCTCATGGAGATGGGGCATAGCGATGAGATCGTCATTGCGGACGGCAATTTTCCGGGAGCGAGCCATGCGCAAAGATTAATCCGCGCGGATGGTCACGGCATTCCGGAACTGCTCGACGCCATTCTTCGGCTTTTCCCGTTGGATCCTTACGTAGACAAACCCGTAGCCTTAATGCAAGTCATGCCGGGGGATACTGTGGAAACGCCGATATGGAATACTTACGGAGAAATAATCGAATCGCGTACCGGCAATAAGGCTCCTTTCGAGGAAGTGGAACGTTTCGCGTTCTACGAACGGGCCAAGAAAGCTTACGCCGTAATCGCGACCGGTGAAAGCGCGCTGTACGCGAACTTGATTTTGAAAAAAGGCGTTATCACGGAGTAA
- a CDS encoding PHP-associated domain-containing protein has protein sequence MNIDLHTHAKWSKNIDFSYDYFCNMIQEAGKSKLDAVALTEHFNTRRFYDIYDTLDKCFRYEGDHYLVEGVKVFSGMEVDVREKGHILVIGTRENVIKVRSQLDGHTEENDYIELSRLLDLSDEMFCLKIGAHPFRELNPLGHVNPELLRRMDAFDLNGRDLHHYGLEMENKVVRFAESMGIPVVAGSDTHQPLQFGSLYNRFEQDCDTIGQLRNAIRQGKYDYRISEQLHTKVQSAEAEQSQYKAQHKKNRVIA, from the coding sequence GTGAATATCGATTTGCATACGCACGCCAAGTGGTCCAAAAACATCGATTTTTCTTATGATTATTTTTGCAACATGATTCAAGAAGCGGGTAAATCCAAGTTGGATGCCGTAGCCCTGACAGAGCATTTCAATACGCGACGGTTTTACGACATTTACGATACGTTAGATAAATGCTTCAGGTATGAAGGGGATCATTACTTAGTCGAAGGGGTTAAAGTATTTTCAGGGATGGAGGTTGACGTACGGGAGAAGGGTCACATTCTCGTCATCGGAACGAGGGAGAACGTGATTAAAGTACGTTCACAGCTAGACGGTCATACGGAGGAGAACGATTATATCGAGTTGTCTCGCCTGCTCGATCTGAGCGACGAGATGTTCTGTCTGAAGATCGGGGCGCACCCTTTTCGAGAGTTGAATCCGCTTGGGCACGTGAATCCGGAACTGCTACGACGCATGGATGCGTTCGATCTGAATGGAAGAGACTTGCACCACTACGGATTGGAGATGGAAAATAAAGTAGTCCGTTTCGCTGAAAGTATGGGAATCCCCGTCGTTGCGGGCAGCGATACCCACCAGCCTTTGCAGTTCGGAAGCTTGTATAACCGATTCGAACAAGACTGCGATACGATCGGTCAACTGCGCAATGCCATCCGTCAAGGTAAATACGATTATCGAATTTCCGAGCAGCTCCATACGAAGGTGCAATCCGCCGAAGCCGAGCAATCTCAATACAAAGCACAACACAAGAAAAATAGGGTTATCGCATAA
- a CDS encoding cell division protein FtsQ: MNAGPMKKRWELTSQQKLMIFILSMSLYGISNMITELIPEVKLGPVELKVEYFIFIPLLFAILFNPLYAALGACFGEVIFGELLLGQFGGLGELEKFIEFSLAIFIAGMLVTNPTNRRQLAIAAYVAIGIDQLLGTIVDIGKVYFGIEDFEAVSGLPESVLAVEGFAFLNAMVVSGTLFALLPTLYLVPRLYGKVEPLLGMKPRDGRASASVGEFVTPRLLILSILLFATAGAAEFMAESDINLVDWESGFLADMGNGAIWISMGVAAVIFIVTLVWAVNRRAGKRKGEAV, encoded by the coding sequence ATGAACGCTGGACCCATGAAGAAACGCTGGGAGTTAACTTCGCAACAGAAGCTTATGATTTTCATTTTGTCGATGTCCTTGTACGGAATATCCAACATGATTACCGAACTGATTCCGGAAGTGAAACTTGGACCCGTGGAGCTTAAGGTCGAATATTTCATTTTCATTCCGCTGTTGTTCGCGATCTTGTTTAACCCCCTCTACGCTGCGCTCGGAGCTTGCTTCGGAGAAGTGATATTCGGGGAGCTGCTGCTGGGTCAATTCGGAGGGTTAGGCGAATTGGAGAAATTCATCGAGTTCTCGCTGGCGATCTTCATCGCGGGGATGCTCGTAACGAATCCAACCAACAGAAGACAGCTAGCCATTGCGGCTTACGTTGCGATAGGGATCGATCAATTGCTGGGCACGATTGTCGATATCGGCAAAGTTTATTTCGGAATCGAGGACTTTGAAGCCGTTTCCGGACTGCCCGAAAGCGTCTTAGCCGTCGAGGGCTTCGCTTTCCTGAATGCGATGGTCGTCTCGGGAACCTTATTCGCGTTACTTCCGACCTTATATTTGGTACCGCGCCTCTATGGCAAAGTAGAGCCGCTTCTTGGCATGAAGCCGCGCGATGGACGGGCATCCGCATCGGTCGGCGAATTCGTAACGCCACGACTGCTTATTCTGAGCATTCTTCTATTCGCAACGGCCGGCGCAGCGGAATTCATGGCGGAGTCGGACATCAACTTGGTGGATTGGGAATCGGGATTTTTAGCGGATATGGGAAATGGCGCGATCTGGATCAGCATGGGCGTCGCGGCGGTTATTTTTATCGTCACGTTAGTATGGGCGGTGAACAGAAGAGCGGGTAAACGGAAAGGGGAAGCGGTTTAA
- a CDS encoding ABC transporter ATP-binding protein, which translates to MAHQSTEDQPIIQLDNVTFRYPGAQIDSLYQVNLSISRGDFIAIAGSNGSGKTTLCKCFNGLIPGYYSGDMEGTIVIDGFSASERSVAELSKSVAYVFQDFENQLVRPTVYDEACFAPLNFGYEDYKERGLHALEMLEIEHLRNEWIWQLSGGQKHMAALAAALALNPEVIVVDEPVAQLDPAHARMIYDKLKLLNEKYGKTIVVIEHHTEFIADYCRKIVLMEKGGRVRWVKTVSEGLSAVADLNEMNIQPPQVTQAFHALRGVREAERGIPYPITIEEAVAHWAPILKRATFPSIAAKQESAAPTSKETLVRFDKVVSGYQGIDRKKRPIIRELDLSIHDGDRIALIGNNGAGKSTLLRLISGLRRPWEGAVTVCGQDTRKTSPEKLADQVAFLFQNPEEMFIADNIREDVAYFLKARKQEGIEAFVDEVLGRFKLTDLQERDGRLLSGGQQRRASLAIGMAMRPTVMLLDEPTASLDIASRKEMTLLFEELHDHVKAVIVATHDMQLVADWANRVIVMNEGRILLDTDSSTVFQHPEILDKAALVAPQIIQLCQRLDIVPACLSVQQFITYMQHAPREEFSYGSR; encoded by the coding sequence ATGGCACACCAGTCTACGGAAGATCAACCCATCATCCAACTCGACAACGTGACCTTCCGTTACCCGGGCGCGCAAATCGATTCTCTTTATCAAGTTAACCTTTCGATATCCCGCGGTGATTTTATAGCGATCGCCGGGAGTAACGGGAGCGGCAAGACGACTCTGTGCAAATGCTTTAACGGTCTTATCCCGGGATACTATTCCGGCGATATGGAGGGAACCATCGTCATTGACGGTTTCTCCGCTTCGGAACGGAGCGTCGCCGAGCTGTCGAAGAGCGTAGCTTACGTATTCCAAGACTTCGAGAATCAGCTGGTGCGGCCGACCGTCTACGACGAAGCCTGTTTTGCGCCGCTCAACTTCGGATACGAGGATTACAAGGAGCGCGGATTACATGCGCTTGAGATGCTCGAGATCGAGCATTTGCGCAACGAATGGATTTGGCAGTTAAGCGGCGGGCAGAAGCATATGGCCGCGCTGGCTGCGGCGTTGGCTCTGAACCCCGAAGTCATCGTCGTAGATGAGCCGGTAGCCCAGCTTGATCCCGCGCATGCACGAATGATCTATGACAAGCTCAAGTTGTTAAACGAGAAGTATGGGAAAACGATCGTGGTTATCGAGCATCACACGGAATTCATCGCCGATTATTGCCGGAAGATCGTTCTCATGGAGAAAGGGGGCAGAGTTCGCTGGGTCAAGACGGTCTCCGAAGGATTGTCGGCAGTGGCGGATCTAAACGAGATGAACATTCAGCCACCGCAAGTGACTCAAGCGTTTCATGCGCTACGCGGCGTACGAGAGGCGGAGCGGGGAATCCCGTACCCGATTACGATCGAGGAAGCCGTAGCCCATTGGGCGCCTATTCTCAAGCGGGCTACGTTTCCTTCGATTGCTGCCAAGCAAGAGAGTGCCGCTCCGACTTCTAAAGAGACGCTTGTCCGTTTCGACAAAGTCGTCAGCGGATATCAAGGCATCGATCGGAAGAAAAGGCCGATCATTCGGGAATTGGACTTGAGTATTCACGATGGCGACCGAATCGCGTTGATAGGCAATAATGGCGCGGGTAAGTCTACTTTGCTCCGATTAATCTCGGGACTTCGCCGTCCATGGGAAGGTGCGGTTACCGTTTGCGGTCAAGATACTCGCAAGACGTCTCCCGAGAAGTTAGCCGACCAGGTTGCGTTTCTCTTTCAGAATCCGGAGGAAATGTTCATCGCCGATAACATCCGCGAGGATGTTGCCTACTTCTTGAAGGCTAGGAAACAGGAAGGAATCGAGGCTTTCGTCGACGAGGTGTTAGGAAGGTTTAAGCTCACGGATCTGCAAGAGCGAGACGGAAGACTGTTAAGCGGCGGTCAGCAACGTCGCGCTTCGCTGGCGATCGGGATGGCTATGCGTCCGACCGTCATGCTGCTCGACGAGCCTACCGCAAGTCTAGACATCGCAAGCCGGAAGGAAATGACCTTGTTGTTCGAGGAGCTGCACGACCATGTCAAAGCCGTAATCGTAGCGACTCATGATATGCAACTTGTGGCGGACTGGGCAAACCGGGTAATCGTCATGAACGAAGGACGTATTCTTCTCGATACGGACAGCAGCACCGTGTTTCAACATCCGGAAATTCTCGACAAGGCCGCTCTGGTCGCTCCGCAAATCATTCAATTATGCCAACGGCTCGATATCGTTCCGGCTTGTCTATCCGTACAACAATTCATAACTTATATGCAGCATGCGCCGCGAGAGGAGTTTTCCTATGGAAGTCGTTGA
- a CDS encoding energy-coupling factor transporter transmembrane component T family protein, with translation MEVVETVHKSTIWEKLSVERVKIELLRTAYGQSMTFLSKFDPRMLIGWYSFFAIAPWFIHNKTVLIGLLLAIAILTYTSKPSVLVLIVLAFGLVTDTAYMLIVALAFGGGLSAAWALSTLTLKLLVIALASIAVFSSMDPEKLSDALLSLGMPAQFSFGVAYGYRMLPILIEEYNNLLYSYRLRGSAPLRRGWLGWRTIIYIGKISVLAFYPLILNTAKRTRTTVEALEVKGFTYAIKDPKVKRIKLAYLKILPRDYAFVALSVGYVAFVFWLGNQFHI, from the coding sequence ATGGAAGTCGTTGAAACCGTTCATAAATCCACGATCTGGGAAAAGCTGAGCGTAGAGCGAGTCAAGATCGAACTGTTAAGAACGGCCTATGGCCAATCGATGACTTTCCTTTCCAAGTTCGATCCTCGAATGCTGATCGGCTGGTACTCTTTCTTCGCGATCGCCCCTTGGTTTATTCATAACAAGACGGTTCTCATCGGGCTGCTATTAGCCATCGCTATTCTTACTTATACTTCGAAGCCGAGCGTTCTCGTCCTTATCGTGCTGGCGTTCGGACTTGTCACGGATACGGCATATATGCTGATCGTTGCGTTAGCTTTCGGCGGAGGTCTATCCGCCGCTTGGGCGCTTTCCACGTTAACCCTGAAGCTGCTTGTCATCGCCTTGGCAAGCATAGCCGTATTTTCCAGTATGGACCCCGAGAAGCTTAGCGATGCGCTGTTAAGCCTTGGAATGCCGGCCCAGTTCAGTTTCGGCGTCGCGTACGGCTATCGAATGTTGCCGATCCTAATCGAAGAATATAATAATTTGCTTTACTCTTACAGGCTTAGAGGAAGCGCCCCGCTGCGCAGAGGATGGCTAGGCTGGCGAACGATAATCTACATTGGCAAAATATCGGTATTGGCGTTCTATCCGCTCATTCTCAACACCGCCAAGCGCACGAGGACAACCGTCGAGGCTTTGGAAGTGAAAGGGTTCACATACGCGATCAAAGACCCGAAGGTTAAGCGCATTAAGCTGGCCTACTTGAAAATTCTCCCTCGGGATTACGCTTTCGTTGCGCTATCCGTAGGATACGTAGCTTTCGTATTCTGGCTGGGCAATCAATTTCATATTTAA